In the genome of Kluyveromyces marxianus DMKU3-1042 DNA, complete genome, chromosome 1, one region contains:
- the LIN1 gene encoding U5 snRNP complex subunit LIN1 — translation MNTTGGETNESVANNNLPDILNQSDAGSDNYDDRIEDSEYDSKDNGEGSSDDEGMDELVIKKANEIRNVADESDIHQTEDESSDDEGNDSLSELNGDNGVKLEAFNMDEEDNVTGKDAENEFKQEDQWLNDYNSKASIKRAKEAHDSSTLNQKRKKTAPLYRLEEALEQVFYFIPADKTVQESLHMYQQLRKRLQKQQKDLLSYVVNAIQSILVLVNVLEQKGIKEVMKLDKRAIELLYNEENIMGSIIGNDSSKKWSFKWVTDLTTIHEPFSDHEMQSWKDNYFNSNVLVKRFMDNDEPKNWYHIDCMHFQNTK, via the coding sequence ATGAATACCACAGGTGGTGAGACGAATGAATCGGTCGCCAATAATAACTTGCCAGATATTTTGAACCAATCTGATGCTGGTTCTGATAACTACGATGACCGTATAGAAGATTCAGAATATGATAGTAAAGACAATGGTGAAGGTAGCAGTGATGATGAGGGTATGGATGAATTAGTGATAAAAAAGGCGAATGAAATTAGAAATGTGGCTGATGAATCTGATATTCATCAAACAGAAGATGAGAGcagtgatgatgaaggcAACGACAGTTTAAGCGAACTTAATGGTGATAACGGTGTCAAATTGGAAGCGTTCAAtatggatgaagaagataatgTCACTGGAAAGGATGCTGAAAATGAATTCAAGCAGGAAGACCAATGGTTGAATGATTATAATTCCAAAGCTTCAATTAAAAGAGCCAAGGAAGCTCACGATAGTAGTACCTTGAATCAGAAACGTAAGAAAACAGCGCCGTTATATCGACTTGAGGAAGCCTTAGAACAAGTTTTCTACTTCATACCGGCTGACAAAACCGTTCAAGAATCATTGCATATGTATCAGCAGCTGCGAAAACGGCTTcaaaagcaacaaaaaGACCTACTGTCATATGTGGTAAACGCAATCCAAAGTATTCTGGTACTAGTGAACGTCTTAGAACAAAAGGGTATAAAAGAAGTTATGAAGCTTGATAAAAGAGCCATAGAGTTACTCTACAATGAAGAGAATATTATGGGATCTATTATTGGAAATGATTCCTCAAAGAAGTGGTCATTTAAGTGGGTAACGGATCTTACAACTATTCACGAACCATTCTCAGATCATGAAATGCAAAGTTGGAAAGATAACTACTTTAATAGCAATGTTCTAGTTAAAAGATTCATGGATAATGATGAACCAAAGAACTGGTATCATATAGACTGTATGCATTTTCAGAACACTAAGTAA
- the ORC5 gene encoding origin recognition complex subunit 5 encodes MVCPVVKYRDDQLEFLEAYVSADPSLSPPVLFVEGPRGTGKTKTLRAFFDANMDILSIHVNSKDLIYCKSMCQRLAISLEQKLKERYPEVHIHDVDPFEAEDVYLLQKFMNKLFIQYHITEKAVSIYVILDGLDDISQINLETPAQFIALPGCIVPQSKIHLRVIMSFSKSSFLANYATYNIPTIYFPKYKPSEIEYILKQNPGFTDDPLLIEKLDQIGCENNHTVRKEIFGHYVHFLTESLIVYTGHDPKVLGEILGNKWPHFVDNLTEENVRNTVQLYKTNLELFTKPNESLLSSTIRESKQMIANSANESLSYSSHSLCFMAKYLLIAAYLASYLNHRYDSKVFSKKSHLRGGRSSYGRRSKLAHNPRYLQPSAFPLERMLSIFQSIYPVRISKELSPDFFQRDSHMKANVEVYENVSDLMTSQLLVGLNLHKLGYLHEKLKFRVNVSWDYILLVADSVDFDIAEYFSDIE; translated from the coding sequence ATGGTATGCCCTGTAGTAAAATACAGAGATGATCAGTTAGAGTTTTTAGAAGCCTATGTGAGTGCTGATCCATCTCTAAGTCCGCCAGttctttttgttgaaggacCACGAGGAACTGGCAAAACAAAGACACTGAGAGCATTCTTTGATGCAAATATGGATATACTCAGTATACATGTTAACTCAAAGGATCTGATATACTGTAAATCAATGTGCCAACGGCTTGCGATAAGCttagaacaaaaactcaAGGAAAGATACCCAGAAGTACACATACACGACGTAGACCCATTTGAGGCCGAAGATGTGTATTTATTGCAAAAGTTTATGAATAAACTGTTCATTCAATATCATATAACTGAAAAAGCTGTTAGCATATATGTGATACTAGATGGATTAGATGATATCTCACAAATCAATTTAGAAACGCCAGCTCAATTTATTGCATTGCCTGGTTGCATAGTTCCACAATCGAAAATTCACCTGCGAGTAATCATGTCATTCTCGAAATCATCATTTCTGGCGAACTATGCTACCTATAATATTCCAACAATATATTTCCCCAAATACAAGCCGTCTGAAATTGAGTATATCCTTAAGCAAAACCCCGGTTTTACTGATGATCCTTTATTGATAGAGAAACTGGATCAAATTGGCTGTGAGAACAACCACACTGTTAGAAAGGAAATATTCGGCCATTACGTTCACTTTCTAACAGAGTCTCTTATTGTTTATACCGGACATGACCCTAAAGTACTTGGTGAAATACTTGGTAATAAGTGGCCGCATTTTGTTGATAATTTAACGGAAGAAAACGTAAGAAATACTGTTCAGCTTTATAAGACAAACCTTGAATTATTTACCAAACCAAATGAGAGCCTATTGTCATCAACTATACGGGAAAGTAAACAAATGATTGCTAATTCTGCGAATGAATCCCTGAGTTACTCATCCCATTCATTGTGTTTTATGGCAAAGTACCTTCTGATTGCAGCATATTTGGCATCATATTTAAACCATAGGTACGATTCAAAAgtgttttcaaaaaaaagtcatcTTAGGGGAGGACGGTCTTCTTACGGTAGAAGAAGTAAACTAGCACATAATCCACGTTATTTACAACCATCCGCATTCCCACTAGAAAGAATGCTCTCTATTTTTCAGTCGATATATCCTGTGCGTATCTCAAAAGAACTGTCTCCtgacttcttccaaagagacTCTCATATGAAAGCCAATGTTGAGGTTTATGAAAATGTGTCTGATTTAATGACATCTCAACTTCTTGTCGGCCTAAATTTGCATAAACTAGGATATTTACATGAGAAACTGAAATTTAGAGTGAATGTTTCCTGGGATTATATATTGTTAGTTGCTGACAGTGTAGACTTCGACATTGCTGAGTACTTCAGCGATATTGAGTGA
- the LTO1 gene encoding ribosome biosynthesis protein LTO1, whose amino-acid sequence MDLDGILELEQQYYEEGYEEGRRENLKHNLLEGKQYGLQVGFQRFHLLGMIYGICDILIGKIDDSSLQKNAKLIKQLIDNIHMDNSQENVAVYERSIFKIRNKFRLVLMCLQKTLLQGSTQERLTLENVETLSKKVAGEIQGYVEERDNALSHTEVMVQDQTTDW is encoded by the coding sequence ATGGATTTAGACGGTATACTTGAACTGGAACAACAATATTACGAGGAAGGCtatgaagaaggaagaagagagaatcTAAAACACAACTTACTAGAAGGGAAGCAATATGGACTTCAAGTTGGATTCCAGAGATTCCATCTTCTTGGGATGATATATGGAATATGTGATATACTAATAGGTAAAATTGATGATTCTAGTTTGCAGAAGAATGCCAAACTGATAAAGCAGCTTATAGACAATATCCATATGGACAACAGCCAAGAAAATGTTGCAGTTTATGAGAGAAGCATATTTAAGATACGAAATAAGTTCAGATTGGTTCTAATGTGCTTGCAGAAAACACTCTTGCAAGGTTCGACGCAAGAGCGCCTAACTTTGGAAAATGTAGAGACTTTATCAAAGAAAGTCGCAGGTGAGATCCAAGGCTATGTAGAGGAACGAGACAACGCCCTCAGTCACACTGAAGTTATGGTACAGGACCAGACAACTGATTGGTGA
- the ATX1 gene encoding copper metallochaperone ATX1, which produces MSTNHYQFNVKMSCSGCSGAVERALSRLQPEVSKTDISLEKQTVDVYTTLPYETVLEKIKKTGKEVVSGTTL; this is translated from the coding sequence ATGTCTACCAATCATTACCAATTCAATGTTAAGATGTCCTGTAGTGGCTGCAGCGGCGCTGTTGAAAGAGCTTTGAGTAGGCTTCAGCCGGAAGTTTCTAAGACAGACATATCGCTTGAAAAGCAAACGGTGGACGTGTACACTACTCTGCCTTACGAAACAGTTTtagaaaagatcaagaagactGGTAAGGAAGTTGTCAGCGGGACTACCTTATAA